From the genome of Thermoflexus hugenholtzii, one region includes:
- the pdxT gene encoding pyridoxal 5'-phosphate synthase glutaminase subunit PdxT, whose product MRIGVLGLQGDYLEHHQVLRRLGVETVDVRLPQHLEGVDGLIIPGGESTTIGALAERYGLMEPLRRMAEAGKPIWGTCAGMIFLAKDVGRPQPTLGLMDIRVRRNAFGRQIDSFEVDLEIPALARLGDPRPFHAVFIRAPLIEAVGPGVEVLARLEDGSIVAAQQGHLLATAFHPELTEDTRFHRYFLELVRQVARG is encoded by the coding sequence GTGAGGATCGGCGTGTTGGGCCTGCAAGGGGATTATCTGGAGCATCACCAGGTGCTCCGCCGCCTGGGAGTGGAGACGGTGGACGTGCGCCTCCCGCAGCATCTGGAAGGGGTGGATGGCCTGATCATCCCGGGCGGGGAGAGCACGACCATCGGAGCCCTGGCGGAACGCTACGGGTTGATGGAGCCCCTCCGCCGCATGGCGGAGGCGGGGAAGCCCATCTGGGGCACCTGCGCCGGCATGATTTTCCTGGCGAAGGACGTGGGACGGCCTCAGCCCACCCTGGGGCTGATGGACATCCGGGTGCGGCGGAACGCCTTCGGCCGGCAGATCGACAGCTTCGAGGTGGACCTGGAGATCCCGGCCCTGGCCCGCCTGGGCGACCCCCGTCCGTTCCATGCGGTGTTCATCCGGGCGCCCCTCATCGAAGCTGTGGGGCCTGGGGTGGAGGTCCTCGCCCGGCTGGAGGACGGGTCCATCGTCGCGGCGCAGCAGGGGCACCTGCTGGCCACCGCTTTCCATCCGGAGCTGACCGAGGACACCCGGTTCCATCGGTATTTCCTGGAGCTGGTCCGTCAGGTAGCCCGCGGATGA